A genomic region of Candidatus Eremiobacteraceae bacterium contains the following coding sequences:
- a CDS encoding CheR family methyltransferase — MAETEIDLILAESPRDGDFALSTASKADRDFSDLLERGLGLGAAPHTLDAFTEACRARANALGVLESDYVRILSSGGPAARAEWMAVAPAIVVGETFLFRDAQLWQLVETTLMPGLAALGGPVWMWSAGCSTGEEAYTLALLAHRAFGPEGYRVIGTDINPKAIAAARVGVYGQWSLRGVSPVRRVTLCAGGAQTVRVPEDVKSLVRFETHNLNDAANYPPNGMGLFELIVCRNVLIYMTQAAREAIVQRLAACVSPGGVLILGHGEAAGFAVGDLIPERYDAGVVFRKPAVSAVRIAPPAVPPRKPKTERAHDRKHIARAPQPAHVAAEIAHKPTPDKNRCRLLLAEAMAAAKAGKMEEAERHATAAIAAEPIDPEPHVLAGALLMARGALREAETELRRALFLDPVFVPALWQVGNLYGMTNRKRQAIFAFARALAQLEGAPAEAEALPFDHLTVGELTTLLRAEIGEHVDA, encoded by the coding sequence GATTTCTCCGATCTGCTCGAGCGTGGATTAGGGCTGGGCGCTGCGCCGCACACGCTCGATGCGTTCACCGAGGCATGTCGCGCGCGTGCCAACGCACTCGGCGTGCTCGAAAGCGACTACGTGCGTATCCTCAGCTCCGGCGGTCCCGCGGCGCGCGCCGAGTGGATGGCAGTCGCGCCGGCGATCGTCGTCGGCGAAACATTTCTTTTCCGCGACGCGCAGCTCTGGCAGCTCGTCGAGACGACGCTAATGCCCGGACTCGCAGCGCTCGGCGGCCCGGTCTGGATGTGGAGCGCCGGATGTTCGACCGGCGAAGAAGCGTATACGCTCGCGCTTTTGGCGCACCGCGCATTCGGCCCCGAAGGCTATCGGGTCATCGGCACGGACATCAATCCGAAGGCGATCGCCGCGGCGCGCGTCGGCGTCTATGGACAGTGGTCGCTGCGCGGCGTTTCTCCCGTTCGCCGTGTGACTCTCTGCGCCGGGGGCGCGCAGACCGTCCGCGTACCCGAAGATGTCAAATCGCTCGTGCGTTTTGAGACGCATAATCTCAACGACGCCGCCAACTATCCGCCGAACGGCATGGGCTTGTTCGAGCTCATCGTCTGCCGCAACGTCCTCATCTACATGACGCAGGCGGCGCGCGAAGCTATCGTCCAGCGCCTCGCTGCGTGCGTCTCGCCCGGGGGCGTGCTGATCCTCGGACATGGCGAAGCGGCCGGGTTCGCTGTCGGCGATCTGATCCCGGAGAGATATGACGCCGGCGTCGTCTTCCGTAAGCCCGCGGTCAGTGCAGTTCGCATCGCGCCGCCTGCCGTGCCGCCGCGCAAGCCGAAGACCGAACGCGCACACGATCGCAAACACATCGCACGAGCACCGCAACCTGCGCACGTCGCTGCCGAAATCGCTCACAAGCCGACGCCGGACAAGAATCGCTGCCGCCTGCTGCTCGCCGAAGCGATGGCCGCGGCCAAGGCAGGTAAGATGGAAGAGGCCGAGCGGCACGCAACGGCCGCGATCGCGGCCGAACCAATCGATCCCGAGCCGCACGTGCTCGCCGGTGCGCTGCTGATGGCGCGAGGCGCCCTGCGCGAGGCCGAAACCGAATTGCGCCGCGCGTTGTTCCTCGACCCTGTGTTCGTGCCGGCGCTCTGGCAAGTCGGCAACCTATACGGTATGACCAACCGCAAGCGCCAAGCGATCTTCGCGTTCGCGCGCGCGCTTGCGCAACTCGAGGGCGCGCCCGCTGAAGCCGAAGCGCTTCCGTTCGATCATCTCACCGTCGGCGAGC